AATTATCACTGGCAGTGGAGACAACCTGCATGTCCTAAAGGGGTTATCAGTTGAAACTAGATTTGGATTTGAATATAAATGTTCCCCAACAGTGTGTGCAACCCATGCAGTTGGAGCATTGTACTGACGCAAGAAAACTTGTAAATGAACTAACTTTTACTGTATTTTCCCTCTCCCCAAAGTCAAGTTCTTCTGAGctgtctcttcctctcccccaaaaCTGAATAAGTTGACAACTCTGCCAGTAAGACTGCTCAGTCCttccaatttttcaaaagttaATGTGCAAAACTTCTGTGCTGTCGCCTAACAGTACCATCTTGAGTTTTGTTTCCTTGAATTTACATCAATTCCTGCAGTACTGAAATGTGACCTGTTGTATCATAGAATGCCCTGTATGGGTTACTGTGGTCATACCTTGGGAGAACAAGTAATGTTTTGTGCACAGTCCTCACAATTATGAGGTGGATTCTGAGGTCAGTCTTTATAAGTGAACTGAACATCTTAGGCACAACTAAAAGCCATGATAAAACCATCAGTCTTAAAGGCATACAACGACACATGACACACTCTTAAACCCAACTCTTTCTACTTCTTGGTGCCTTACTGCagcatttcttgtttctcttcttCCTTAGAACCCCTTACTTTCCAGTTGATACATAGGGGGATCGTGGAAAGGGGGGAGTGGCTAATTGAGGAGAGCGAAGGAGAAATCATTTGGGAAGCGGCGTTGACAAGGATGAACAGAGATTGTATGCACTTTGGGGACCACTAGCAGTCCCAGggctttttgcctttttttttttttttttttacttctccaTTATCCTACTCAGTGTTATGCAGAACTCTTTATATGTGGTACCGGCCCTTTAATGTTTAACAATTAAATGTCTATATTTTAGTTTATAATTTATTTCCTTCTCTGTTCTATTTCTTATAGATGCCAGAATTTCAGAAGAAGACTGTCCATATCAAGGACCCAGGAAGAGTAGAAGAAATCATCTGTGGACTCATCAAAGGTGGAGCTGCCAAACTTCAGGTGAAAAATGGGATAAAGATGTGTGCAAGATATGAACAAACAATCATGCTGTTTGTTCTAGGCCAGAAAGTGGAAATGTGTGTATGACAGGAGCCAACTTTCAATAAGACTTCAAAGTTGGGAGATCTGTTGAACTATCTCAGTAAACCTCCTAAATTCAAGTGTATAACTTCACTATTTTCCATTAATGTCATTAAATAGTGAGTGACATAAGGTAGCCAAGTCAGGAGATGTCCAAACTCTGGATACTAAAAGGATAACTTCAGGACAAGATGCAAAAGCATATTATTTTAATGAGTtactcttagggtgaccagatcacagaggCGAAATATCTGGATGCGGGGGCGGagccacaaaaaaaaaagaaaaagccggcggcggaggggaaaaaaaaaaagcatgaacAAGCGGGAAGCGCCTAGGCTGGTGCCGGCCACATGCAGATGTAAACGGCGGCCCCGGGACTCAACAACCCCCGCCCGGAGCCCGAGGACTGACACCCCGACGCCGCGGAGATGGGCACAGACAGGGGGCGTGCCCCGGCCAGGTCCCTGTGCGGAGACCGGCCTGGGCTGGCCGCAGCCCCTTCCCCGGCGGGCTCCAGCTTCCCGCGGGCCCAGGAGTGCGGAGCCATAGCGACCTTCGCGCCACTGGGCTACACCCCGCTGGAGAAAGCGGGACCTTGCCGTGGCCCCCAGGCCGGGACCCGCCCCAGCGTCGCGGGATGGGATCTCCTCACCTAGGGTCGCACACCCAGCCAGGCACGcactgctccccctgccctgccccccggaggCAGACAGACTCACAGATACTAATTATCCCCAGCTCCGCGGTGGAGCCGCCGCCCGACCGACCCTTCCAGCCACTCCTCCGCCTCTCCCTCGCTGCGTGTCAGGCAGAGGCATGCGTGCGCCTGGCACCCGGCGCCAACTACATCCCCCAACATGGGGCAGCAGGAAGGGAGGCTCTCAGGGcgggctgcagcagagctggcttCACAAACACGGGCTGGGCAAGGGGACCGGCAATCCAGCACCCAGCCGCTCATGGAGCCCAACTCTGCCGCCCTTTGCAAAGCGCCTGGCGGGGCACGGGACCGCTCGGCTGGGGCATGGGCGGCGGAGCCGCAGCcggcatcccccaccccttccccggcgCCGAGGCCtaagcctctgcctcctcccaccagGGCGggtatttggggagggatccaatggggcagtgagggggcggggatttggggagggatccaatgggggaaggagggggacagagtcggggcagggggggcgcgagccccctCTGGGCTCCACCTGTGGAGGCAAAATAActggacaattcgcgtcccgaccgaatgtcggtcgggacgcaggacaatgaagtaaatatcgggacagtcccgataaaatcaggatgTCTAGTCACCCTAGTTACTCTAATTATAATATGATATTATATAATTGTGATTATTTATCATAATAACTGTTCTAATTCTCTATAGTCACACTAAGGTATTTCAGTAGTCTTTATAAGGAGACTTGTTGGAGCTCTATTGTCTTCACAGCTATCAGTAGTGATCATTCAGAGTCTAGGCATCtgttttataacttttttttcttttaatagatCATTACAGATTTTGATATGACATTAAGTAGATTTTCTTACAATGGAAAAAGATGTCCAACATGTCACAGTGAGTACTTTTTATATgaagtgattttcttttttttttaaatactgcatgtagttttctttcttgtttttcccTGCTGTATGGAGACTTCACATGCGCTTGATTTATTTGAGTTGTACGGTCTAATAAATGAATTTTTAGAATGTCTTAGTTGCTTTCCACTTTGAAACAATTCTCAGTCAGTGTTTCAGTATATCGTAAGAGATCAAATCTAAATAACTCAGACTTGAAGTTACAGTGCACAACTCCAGTAGGGTTGTCTTTGCATTAATAATTTAGACTTGCTGAAGAAGATTTGATTGGTTACAGGGTTGTGTATGTGGTGTTATGCATTTTTAGAGTTGCCTAGGGTTATAACAATGACATTAGAAAGAGTCACATGGTTAAAACCCCCTGCAGCTCTTGGAAATTTACCCTTTATCCTCCTCTTAAAGCAGAGGAAATGAGGTGATGTGTCTTAATGAAATCGAGCTGCTAAAGTTGTCAGGCTACGATAATATGTTGAGAaacttttcaatttaaaaatttaaaataagggacatcagtatttttttttcttctttctaattAAATATTCTTTTTCAATCAAACTCTTGAAAGATGAGTATGCATTCTAGTGGGCTCTGGTATGAACAGTTGTGAGCAAACTTGTGGTATAGTAGCATATGCTCAAACATTGCTCTTCAGCATTATACAAGGCATAGAAAATAAAAAGTTGAGAGAAATTCAGTCCTTTAGATAAAACTTCTTGTGACTTTTTTAATAATCTTTTCAGATGTCATTGATAACTGTAAGCTCATCACAGAAGAATGTCGGAAAAAGGTAACCAGAAAATGCATTAGCCATTGATCACTGGTACAGAGTGATTCATTTCACATTATATTTTAGTTTTAGTGTGGTCTGATTTATACTGCACTGTAAGAAacgagtgaaattctggccccactgaattcaatgggagtttgttcattgacttcagtggagtcaggagtTCACCAGCCAAGCCCTCAAATTGTTAACTTCGCATAATGTAAGCATATGTATATTCCTATCAAAACTAGAAATAATCTAGTTTCACAAAATGTACAATTTACTTTTGTTTCATCTTTGTTATGTATATAAACTAACTTCTTGCACTCATCCGTACATTGGCAtacaaaaatacaatataaagcaTTTCAGATTCCATTACAAACAACTAGTAATGTAAATATAAAAATCACAGATAAATTGAGTTGAATATTTAGATCAAAGCATGGAGGTTGGACATAGGTGATTATTCTAAATGCTTTTTTTATAATTGAAAGATCTTAAGTTCTGGTTTTCTTTTCAGTTATTGCAGCTGAAAGAAACATATTATGCTATTGAAATTGACCCTGATCTTACCATTGAAGAAAAATATCCTTACATGGTTGAATGGTAAGAGTTCGGTTTTTTACAGTTTTCACAATGAAGTAAGATTTaagtctttctaaaatatatgggCTAAAGTTAACCTATTGCTAATTCAGTTAATTTAATTCACCTCTCTTTGGGGAGTGTTGCACAAAACTGATTTTTGCTGTTGCTGACGCTGCTCAGTTGAGGCATCCTGAACAATGTATAATGTGTTCCTCCTCAAAATTCAATGATACATTAGTGAACAAATTTACTAATTATAATTTGAAAAACTAAATATCATTCCCCATGTTTTGGCTGGATACATATTTAATCATGACTTGGTCATAGGGTATTTTTAGAGTTTCTCACATTAGTAGATCATTTTTAAAAGCTTACAAGAATTAAATGTAGAATGCTTCTAGAGACAAATGAAATTCAAAGACTTAAATGTGAACTTTACAATccttaagtcaatggaagtttgacatttttttctttttttattcctaGGTACAATAAATCACATACTTTACTTGTTGAACAAGGTTTACAAAAGGATAAATTTGCAGAGATCGTGAGGGAATCTGATGTTATGCTGAAGTAAGATTCTTTGAGCGTCAGATCAGTTTAAAGTGTTTCCATGGACTCTACACTATTGCCATTATGCTTACTGCTCATATATCAGGAAAccatttttgttgaaaactgGAGATACATAATATTTTCAGAAGAAATTGGATGTGAATATTACATAACTTGTGTCTATTTTGCATCTGAAAAATACATTAACGTGGTAGAAAGATGTATTCGAATGAACATTTGAGATGTTTGAAACTACGAACATTCTACTGTGTCAGACAACTTTTGACATGATGTCTTACATAGTTGTTATTGCTATGAACTTTCTGCCTCATAGATATATGTACAGGAGAGGTTTTCAAAAGTACCacagggatttaggcacttgacTTTATGCCCTTGAAAATCTCCCTACATTTGCATGTGAAATACTAACAAAGCTAGCAACAAGACCATTTAGGAATGTCTATATTTTTGAAATAATAGTGGAATATTATTCTGCCCCTAAGAACAGAGACAAGTTTTAATAACCAGCATCCTTGCCCCTAGTGTCCTTACTATTACTGAGGCTCCAGTGTTTTTTCTATATTCTGTGCTTTTCTATCAGCATTTCCAAAGAgatggagccgcccctggtcaaaCTGCTCCAGACTGGGAGCCTGCCTCTTGTCTGCCGTGCAGAGCGGGAGAGGGGACTGATGTcgaggtgtccccctccccccgttcatGTACCTGGTCACCACTGAGCTGGGAACAAGGGAAGCCCATCTGCTATTGGCTCACGAGCAGGGTGGGCTGGACCACCACCCAGGATGCCGTGCTCAGAGGGGAGGGCACCTCTTCCCACTGTTGCTCTGCTGTCTGCAGCCGTTGCTGCTCCtacactcccccacccctgccttggAGCCACCCCTGGCCAAGCTGCTTGGGACCAGGAGCCTCCTGTCTCCTGTGCATGTGGGGTGGAGGGTGATATTGGGGTGTCCCcatcagggccgtccctagctattctggggccctacacagcccccccatgggggggggctgtccccaggcctccgtgtggggggtcggggctggcttgggggacaGGGGGAACCACCCgccagcactcactggcagcaCGGCTGGGGCCAGGTCTGCACTTCCCaccaccggtgagtgcaggccggccatgctgcagagctcaggggagtgggggcggagcacgggtgggaagaggggggcgggggcggaacacggcgggggccctggggaagagccggagcaggggctggagcagcacgcagctgcacagggcaccaggaaatttggtgccccaaatttcctggtgccctacgcagctgcgtactttgcgtatgggtaaggacggccctggtccCCATCCCCTAGCCCGTGTACCTAGTCTCCGCTGAACTGGGGTTGGGGGACAGGGAgcctgtctgtgctgctgcctctgggtTAGGAGTAGGAGCTACCAGCAGATGCTGCTGTCTGAGCAAGCATTCAGACTAGTGAGTGCAGTGCTTAAAGAGACAGCGTGCTGAACACACTcaatccagcacacacacacagtgtctctCACTCCCCCAATACACTCTGTccttcccccaaaacacacacatacacccctacTTCCCCtccaacatccaaaaatatttaattaaatggtattctattattgtttaacagagcaattaaaactgcaattaattgtgactatatttttaatctcttgattattttttttaataatttggcaGCCctaataattaatcattggaacaatttacctagagatgtggtagattctccatcatctgtaatctttaaatcaagattggatatctaTGTAAAAGATATACTCTCACTAAATCAGAAGTTATGGCTCAATGCAAGAATTACGTTGTGAAAGTCTGTGATGtatgttatgtaggaggtcagactagatgatcataatggtctattctggccttaaaaaaaacctGTGAAAACATAAATACAGTGAAATGCCTATGGAAActtcactttttttccccatgaagatGGGAAagtccttttgaaaatttacctttcatgttttggggatttttttttctgtgttttatcTTGTATTTACATCCTGTTCTGCAGGGAAGGATATGAGAACTTCTTTGATAAGCTCAATGAACATAATATTCCTGTGTTCATATTTTCTGCTGGGATTGGAGACATTCTAGAGGAAGTCATCCATCAGGCTGGTGTCTACCATTCTAATGTCAAAGTAGTTTCCAATTTCATGGATTTTGATGAGAGTGTAAGTATGAAATACTACATTTCTGGAGCTGAAAGGGGTAGGTAGAGGGATAAAGTATGTATTACCCATATAATACAGCATAACACCACACTCTAAATGAGCATATTAATGCAGCAGATGCAGCCAGTTGCCCTGCCATTTGGAAAAGGAGCACTGTGTAGTCAGTCCTTGTCATAGGCACAAAGCAAATAGAAGAAAACATCACCGAGGTGGTTGCTAGCTTACTTGTGggcttcctggggcagcacaaCGATGTGCTACCTTTTTGCTCATGACAGATCACCGATTTGCAGTGTAGCCCCTTAGCAATGCTTCTGCTCTCTGATAGTAATCAGTCTTGCATAAAACCTAAGAGGattaaaagaataaatatttgCCCCAAATATTTGCCCAAAATAGAGATGAAATATACAAATGTCACTCTGAAATTTAATCTGTTCTCATAACATTAGAAATAACTTTTAGTGTTTGTTTAATAGGGTGTGTTAAAGGGATTTAAAGGAGAATTGATTCATGTTTATAACAAACATGATGGTGCCTTGAAGAACACAGAGTACTTCAAACAGTTAAAAGACAACAGCAACATCATATTGCTTGGAGATTCACAGGGAGACTTAACTATGGCAGATGGAGTAGCAAATGTTGAACACATTCTTAAGATTGGCTATCTAAATGATAAAGTAAGTAGTTTACATATTGGTACATTTGGGCTAGGATATTTCCTTCTAATCACACATACTGTGGATTAGCAAAATAAAGACATTCTATAAAGCTTTAAGTACCTATTAAAGTTATCCCTTTAGTGTCTTCTACAGTTCAAATGTATTCCAAAGAGTTGACACTCAAAGGGTTTCCTCACCTCACACCAATGACTTATTAAAGCACAAGCTTAACTTTCCTCCATCCTTTAGTATTATCTTTACTGGAACTTCTGGAGCAGCTGTCTCGCTGGGATATGAAAttctggggctggggaaaggctataAAGTAATCAATCATCTTTATAGGCGatgattctttctctctctttaaacCCTGTCCCTTTTTCCTTTCAGTCCCACATCTGTGTCTTTCCAAAGTTGCAATAGTTTCTTGCTTTTAGTTTCTCCTACTTtggatgagatccaagactttgACTGCAAAATTAAAAGGCACTTCTAAAGTGAAGATGCATTTCAAGTTGAAATATATACCACATTCATCGGGTGTAAAATACTGCCTGTATTTTCTTCTCATCCACTAATGACACAATAGAAGTCCATTCCCAAATTCCACAGTCTCTTCCTTTCATGGAGATGAGACAAGTTTAAACCTGGCTTGTTACTCATTGACGACAACATTATGCATGAAGTCTTGAGTAGTCTGCCATAAATGtatactggggcggggggggggaaagccataTATATTTGAATGCCTATTATACATACTTTTAAATAAGTGGTTTGAATTTTAACTTGCTTTTAGTCTCACTTCCACAAACTATGGAACTCAAATACTCAGAAGCTAGTAGTGGATCTGCGTATTTCACCTTGATAATTGGAAGAAAGACTTGATATAATTTTATAATGGTGGCTGACTTTTCTACATTAAAACCTGTTAACTGggtgttctttcttccctcccgccctcttccccctcccccatgctgatAAATAGGTAGAAGAGCTTCTGGAAAAATACATGGACTCTTATGATATTGTTTTGGTGAAAGATGAATCTTTGGATGTGGCTAATTCCATTTTACAGAAAATCCTGTAAATTGCATCCTCAAGTCACTCTACTTCTCCTAATGGGACAACTGGACAGAAGAGCACATTTGTGTTATCTTAGAGATGTGTTTATTATTCATATTGTTTTCTGAACTCTTgtaattcttaatttaaaaattttgaTCATCACTTTGGTATCTAAAAGTAATATACAGCATCCATTGTCAACTGGAAGCTTTACTGTTCTTATGCCACCCCCTCACTGTCCTCACCTCTGCTCTGTTTTAACAGATGTGATTAACTTTACTGCTTAGAGGACATTAAAATTTGTTCTTTTAATCATGCATATGAGAGGGGTGTTTTAGAAATTGGAGTTATTTTGTAACATTTAAGATGTAAACATTCTGTGATTAGCTAATGTGCCGGGGTCTGTGTTGCATTTTGTACAGTCCTGAGTTGTCTCTCACACAGACAGCTATTTTCAAGAATCATAGTTGCACTTGAGGGTAGTGGTGTTATTTTAATGTTTCACAGTACaagttttcataatttttttttcccctggtgaAAATGATACAACATAAAGATGTGATTCAGACAAAACGTTACTGTATATGGACTCTAGTATCACTTTACATCAAatctctgatttttaaaaaattgctaaaGTTTACTCTTAACTAAATAGCACTGCCTTATCAGTAACAGTTGGAAGTTAAGTGTTAGTCACCTGTAAAGTGGCTTTGAGTATTTTGTGCAGCAACTTTAGAGAAtaactaccaaaaaaaaatctcccgTGGAAGGCTGTAAAATACAGTTAAGGGAAGCAGTTTGCTCTTTTGGTtactttttaacatttatttaccCTTCAGCTGTGCAATGGGAGAATTACACGGGTAGCTTGCTTTTCTGGTGTAATCAGTACTACACATGAGTGAAAGGAAACTTCTCAGTACTGTGAGGATAACTTTACAAACTAACACATCAGCCCACTTTCAGGGCTTCATTCTTTATGCTGCTGTATACATAGTAAACCACATCCCATATTATAACAATGATTCTAAATATCTCTAAAGTGACAAATAGTGTACATACATACCTTGTTTTATCCTATTGATCATCTCTTGTGAACTGAAGTTTTGGTTTAATTAGTGGTGCCATTACAGTTCATTATGTAAATCCTCCTTTCACAGGATTAACCCTGGTGTTCACCTATTGTCAAACTGGCTGCTACATAAGCCCAGTAAGTTATATACTGTTGCTGCATATATTCAACTCCTATTAATAATAAGTGAGTTGGTGGTCACTGTTTTTCCCCACCCACAAAGTAAAGATGGTTCTTGAAGTGACTGGCCATACAGATTCCACTTTTCATGTGCCCCATGTGCATAGGATTGGATTGTTTTGGCCAGCAGTGTCAGTGAGGCCACTCCTGAGGTGTCCTTGCATCTGTCTCCACCCAGGAGCAAAGAAGGCTCTGTTCTCTTACCACTGCTGCATCTCTATGCACTGTTAGTATTACTAATGTTAATTAGTTCAGGAGTGAGTTGCAGTCTTTAAATTCTTTTGTGTCAAATGACCATCAGCTATTTTGCTTAGAGGCTAGACAAGGACAAGTACAAGGGATCCAGCGGTAGGATAGAAACCCCCAGGGTTAAAAACCTGCTCCTTGTGTAACACTTCAGTGCCCGCTTATAGCTGGGCACTCATATTCCTGAGCAATGTTCAATATGCTCTCTCTAATTAAACAAAAAGCTAGAGAGGCTTGCCTAAAACTCTCTCTTACAAGCCTTCAGACAGCAAAAGGAAGGATGTAGGTAGGCCTCAGTTATCACGTCACTCCCTTTCCAATGTGCCCCAGTGACTCAAAAATCTACCCCAAGCACCCATGCTCTGTCAACCAAGAGACCCTAGATGTTCACTTCCATTCTGGCGTGGATGACCCCTGAGAGGTGTAGGAAGGAGCACGGCTCCAGTGTCAGGTTGAGATATTGGTTACCCCCGTCATGCCTATGAAATCCAAACACAAGAGTCACCCTGGCTCTGACTCAACAGGCAAAGGGTAGCCAAGGGCCAGACTTTGATCCTTTTGGTGCATTAATACTACCTGTTAAACATATGCCTCTGGTACCCACTAAACTTCTGGACCACCCTTTCTTTTGCATTGACCTCAGTATCTTGCTCATTGGCACAGTCCCTATTGGCACAGCGCATATACAGTATGGAGCGATTTCTCTGGGTTCAATAGTGCAGCCACCCTTGCTAGGTAAGCAGTTAGTTACAGAGACCTCAATACTGACTCATTTCCCTACTGTAGTGGACATTAGAGCATCCCAGCATGCCTGAAAGAGTATACCTCCTCCCACCATTGGAGGAGGTATACTCCTTTTCATCCTCCTTGTTGATGTGCAGTAGGGACTCATCTCCCCTCCATTAGGATCACACTGAGAAACATGAACTGCTCTCTCAAAAGGAGATGGTAAGGATTTCTGAGAATAGGCCACCTGGTGTCCTCCATTGTGTCCCACCAATCTATATCCACATGCTTAATCACCCTTTAACTCGGCTGGTTAAGATATGCAATACCATATTTGCAAGCCAGTAGCTACTGCCCCCTGCCAGGACTAACTCCCCTTCTCCTAAGAGGCAATATAGATCTTCCCAGGCAGGTCAACTAAAGCAGCCTCAgatactagagcaggggtcggcaatgttcggcacgtggctcgccagggtaagcaccctggcaggccgggccagtttatttacctgctgatgcggcaggttcggccgatcgcggcccccactggccgcggttcgccatcccgggccaatgggggcagcaggaagccgcggccagcacatccctcggcccacgccgcttcccgccgcccccattggcctgggacggcgaaccgcggcgagtgggggccgcaatcggccgaacctgccacgtcagcaggtaaataaactggcccggcccgctagggtgcttaccctggcgagccgcgtgccgaacgttgccgacccctgtactagagaCAAAGATCAGACAGACAAGGGAGAACAACTAATCTCACCTGCAGTTTTCTCATCTTCCCCTGATGAGGCAGTGAACCCCTCACCATCTTCTCCAGTCGACTTATTTAAGGGGTTCCAAGATGTTAAAATGCATGGCAGAAGCTTGACCTACTTTTGGGGGAGGTACAAGAGACCACAAATTGTTGGATGTTCTACACCCTTCCAAGTGCGATAAAACAcaattactgtaaggtaagtaaccattctttccTTGAGTACATGCTAAATGGGGgattcaaaaatatttccataaggAGGGCTGCATGTTAATAATAAATTGACACTTTCCTTCTATGATCACTTACTCTTGGGGAAATTCTgcatcaaaaattaaaaattctgcacactatTTTCAAAGTCTGCAAAatactgcatattttatttgtcaaaataacacaatataatcacaccagcttcaattattttggtaatttatttcaaaatacctgtcagcaagtatgtctgtaataatACGGACAActaaaaagatttagaaaatgGTTTTTggcaaatagattccttactaggcatattaatacagaactttcagtaataattcatttaaactacaatacagacaCATGCttccccctcagaagcagtgaaaAGGCTTGAAGGAGTCAGGGCtaataggagctgagggagagggaagtaattgctggggaGAAGCCTGGGCATGAACCTGAAGAGTTGTTGGGTATGGGTAGGAGAAAAATGGAACCGGATTTttttgctgggggggaggggggtgagagatTGTTGTGGAGCCTCTCCCATGGAGAgactggctgacccctagcctctcagtcaggcacatctgcccctgtccctatgtgtctCTGCACCCCTACTCACTCATCCCCGTTTCCATTTGGCCCTGCATCCTCAATCAgacaccccccttctccctgtggcCCTGTACCCCCACTCCCATTTGACCCCCACTCCCATTTGGCCCCCATCCCAGTGTGGCCCCCCCaacagccccatgtgccccatgCTGTCCAACTCCCTCCATATCCCTTACCACCCCCCCATGGCCCCATGCGCAGGGCACTGTGAGGAACGCagcctcttctccctctccc
Above is a genomic segment from Emys orbicularis isolate rEmyOrb1 chromosome 2, rEmyOrb1.hap1, whole genome shotgun sequence containing:
- the NT5C3A gene encoding cytosolic 5'-nucleotidase 3A isoform X2, with the translated sequence MDRTAVAKMGAVASASVCALVGGVVLAQYIFTMKKKTGRKTKIIEMMPEFQKKTVHIKDPGRVEEIICGLIKGGAAKLQIITDFDMTLSRFSYNGKRCPTCHNVIDNCKLITEECRKKLLQLKETYYAIEIDPDLTIEEKYPYMVEWYNKSHTLLVEQGLQKDKFAEIVRESDVMLKEGYENFFDKLNEHNIPVFIFSAGIGDILEEVIHQAGVYHSNVKVVSNFMDFDESGVLKGFKGELIHVYNKHDGALKNTEYFKQLKDNSNIILLGDSQGDLTMADGVANVEHILKIGYLNDKVEELLEKYMDSYDIVLVKDESLDVANSILQKIL
- the NT5C3A gene encoding cytosolic 5'-nucleotidase 3A isoform X1, yielding MCVTGPWVFAQGLVRLYLETPSTAPCAAILVFPKQEEFSFTPSAAPANPSACMQALHLWTLLSTYAVAVGQNQGQKNQECPKLNAQMPEFQKKTVHIKDPGRVEEIICGLIKGGAAKLQIITDFDMTLSRFSYNGKRCPTCHNVIDNCKLITEECRKKLLQLKETYYAIEIDPDLTIEEKYPYMVEWYNKSHTLLVEQGLQKDKFAEIVRESDVMLKEGYENFFDKLNEHNIPVFIFSAGIGDILEEVIHQAGVYHSNVKVVSNFMDFDESGVLKGFKGELIHVYNKHDGALKNTEYFKQLKDNSNIILLGDSQGDLTMADGVANVEHILKIGYLNDKVEELLEKYMDSYDIVLVKDESLDVANSILQKIL
- the NT5C3A gene encoding cytosolic 5'-nucleotidase 3A isoform X3; the protein is MPEFQKKTVHIKDPGRVEEIICGLIKGGAAKLQIITDFDMTLSRFSYNGKRCPTCHNVIDNCKLITEECRKKLLQLKETYYAIEIDPDLTIEEKYPYMVEWYNKSHTLLVEQGLQKDKFAEIVRESDVMLKEGYENFFDKLNEHNIPVFIFSAGIGDILEEVIHQAGVYHSNVKVVSNFMDFDESGVLKGFKGELIHVYNKHDGALKNTEYFKQLKDNSNIILLGDSQGDLTMADGVANVEHILKIGYLNDKVEELLEKYMDSYDIVLVKDESLDVANSILQKIL